TTCCTAGCTGGCCTGGCCCATGGTTTCGACCCGGCCGATAAGCTGGGCCGGAGATTCCTTTGCCAGAATCTGGTTGAACTGGTTGCGGTAGTTCTGCACCAAGCTGACACCTTCGATCACCACGTCGTAGACCTTCCAGTCGTTCTTCTTGATGAGTCTGTAGACGATGGGCACTTCCTTGGTGGAGGTGACGATCTTGGTGCTCACTTCGGAGCGGCCCTCGCCAAGCGCGGACTCGTCCAGAAAAACGACCTTCTCGTCGGTGTAGGCTTCGATGCGGCGCAGGTAGGTGCGCTCCAGGAGCTTGACGAAGGCCAAGGTAAAGCGTTTGCGCTCATCGGGGTTGAAGGCATCCCAGTGCGAGGCCAGGGTGCGCTTGGCCAGTTCCTCGGGATCGAAGACCTTGCTTACGGCCTGGTAGAGCTTCTCGGTCCGCCCGGACTCGCCGGGTTTGGTGGCCGAAAGCACCTTGAGCACCTCGTCCACGCTTTCCTTCAAGGAATCCTTGGCTTGTCCGGCCATGGCCGTCTGGGATGAAAGAACCAGAAGCAGAGCAAAGGCCAGCACGTTCAAAGCACGTGCCATCATTTCTTTTCCTCCTTCACCCCTCCGAAGACGTACTTTCCGATGAGCTCCTGGATGTCCACTGATGACTCGGTATCGGTGAGAAGTCCGCCGGGTGGAAGGGGGTCGCCCGCTCCGCCTGGGGTGATCTTAAGATATTTGTCGCCGATAAGGCCGCTTGTCTTCACAGACACTATGGCGTCCTCACTCAGTTTGACGCCTTTCTGGATATTCATGGTGACCACCGCGCGCTTGTCCGGAGTAAGCGTGATTGCTTCCACCCGTCCCACGCGCACGCCTGCAAGCTCCACGCCAGCGCCTTCCTTGAGGCCGGTCACGTCTATGAAGCGGGCCTTTATTGCGTAAGTGTCGCCGCTTAGGACCTCGAGCTTGCCGAGCTTGACGGTAAGATAGGCCGCGCACAAAAGCCCGGCCATCACGAACAGTCCCACCGCCAATTCTACTGAACGATTCTTCATTGTGTCCACGAAATATGCCTCATCGTCTCGGAAATCAACAGTATCACAGCAGAAAAGAGGTCAACGCGTAGTCCGAAGCCAATATGGAAACGCAGGAAGTGACCACTGCCGAGGTGGTGGAAAGCCCCACCCCTTTTGCACCGAAGCCGCCCGGGCGCCTGTGGGTGTAGTAGCCCTCGTAGCAGCAGACGGAGGCCACCAGCACGGCAAATACCAGGGATTTCACGAAACCTCCGGACACGTCCTGCATGGCCACGCTGTCGTAAATGCGCGCCCAGTAGATTCCCGGGCTCACTCCAAGCATCAGGACTCCGGTCAGGTAGCCGCCCCACACGGCGATGACGTCGAACATGGCCGTGAGCAGCGGAAAACAGACGAGCGAGGCGGCCAGCCTGGGGCCGACCAGATACCGCACCGGGCTCACGTCCATGGCGTCCAAGGCGTCTATCTGCTCGGAAATGCGCATGATGCCAAGCTCCGCGGCCATGGAGGAGCCGGCCCGGCCGGTGATCATGATGGCCGTGAGCACCGGGCCAAGCTCGCGGATCACCGAAAGGGCCACCGCCGCGCCCAAAAGCCCCTCGGCCCCGAATTTCACCAGGGTGTAGTAGCCCTGAAGGCCCAGGACCATGCCGGTGAAAAGCCCTATGAGCGCGATGACCGAAACGGACTTCACCCCGATGAAGTACACCTGCTGCACCATTTTGGCCCACTGCAGCGGCAGGCTGACCATGTGCCCCAAGCCACGCAACGTGAACACGGAATACGACCCGAGCCCGAGCGTGAGCCCTATGGCCGTTCGTCCGAGCTTGGTGATGGGAGCCAGCAGGAAGTCCGAGGCGGCGTTCATGGTTTATTCAGTGTAATCGTGATCCGGGGTTTGTGAAGCATTCACCCGGAAAAGAAGCGATTTCAGGTAATCTGTTTCAGGCATGGAGGGGTGGATGGGGTGGTCGGGCCCCTGGCCACCGCGCCAGACGAGCTGGGCGCGCTTGCGCCCGGAAAGGGACGAGGCCACCAGACGCTGGAACTGGCCGGCTTCCATGTGCTGCGAACAGGACGCAGTGAGCAGGAAACCGCCCGGCTCGAGAAGACGCCCGGCGAACTTGTTTATCTTGTGGTAGGCGCCCATGCCGGGCTCCAGGTCCTTCTTGCGCTTCACGAAGGCTGGCGGGTCCAGGCTTATCACGTCGAAACGCCTGCCTTCCTTGGCCAACTCCTCCAGCACGTCGTCGGCGTCGCCCTTTATGGTGGCCACAGTGTCCGAGACGTTATTGAGTTCTGCGTTGGCGGTCACATGGTCGACGGCCGCCTGGGAGGCGTCCACGCAAAGAGCGTGATCGGCTCCGGCCAGCGCGGCTCCGATGCCCAGGGCGCCGGCGTAGCAGAAGACGTCCAGCACCCGTTTGCCCTTGCACAAGGGCAAAATGCCCAGCCGGTTGGGGCGCTGGTCGAAATACCAGCCGGTCTTCTGGCCCGAGGCCAGGCTTGCCTTGTAACGGCCAAGGCCCTCGGGGACCTCCACCTCGGAGGGGGGCTCGCCCTTCACGGCCTCCACGATGAGCGGCAACCCTTCGAGCTGCCTGGAGCGGGAGTCGCACTTGAGGAGGATCGAGGCAGGCCGGACAAGCTCGTCCAGCACGTCGATCACGTCTTCGCGCAGGCGGTCCATGCCTGCCGTGAGCAGCTGCACGCAGAGCACGTCGCCGAAGCGGTCGACGATAAGGCCCGGGATGTGGTCGCCCTCGCCGTACACCATTCTGTAGAACGGCTTGTCGAAAAGGGTCTCGCGAAGGGCCAGGGCCTGGGAAATGCGGGAATAGAGCCAGGCGCGGTCGAGCCTGGCCTTGGGGTTTTTGTCGCAGACCCGGGCCAGGATGAGCGAGCCGGGATTGACGTAGCCGACCCCCAGCGTCTTGCCCCGGGCGGACATGATGACGGCCTGGTCCCCGGCGGTGAAAGTGTTCAAAGGGCTCTGGGCCGTATCCGCCTCGTTGGAGAACACCCACAGGTGTCCGGCCATGAGGCGGCGTTCCTCGTGTTTTTTGAGATGAAGTATTGGTAGGTTCATAGGCGAGTGGTCCTGTAGGACTTCCGGGCTTGGTTTGCAATGATTTGTCTTGAGGATGGAACATTTGGAGAGTAATTTCCAGTCATGAGAACCGCAGCATTCATTTTATTCGCCGTTGTCACCGCTGCGGCCGCCGCGCTCTCCACGCTGGTGGCCTCGCGTTACCTCACTTTGGAAAAGGAATTATCCGAAAATCGCGCCCAGCTCGAGGACGTTCTGCGCGAGCGCAAAAAACAGGAAGAGGAGAAGATGTCTCTTCGCCTGGAGAAGGAGCGCATGCAGGCGGACCTGGAGGGGCGCTTCGCCGAACAGCGCGGCCAGCTTGAGGAATGCGCCAACCAGCGCCAGCGGGACTTCCAGGAGGTGCTCGCAACCCTTAATAACATCCAGAAGCGCATGTCCGACATCGAGGTGCAGCTTTCCCCTGCCGCGCTCATGGAAAGGGCCAAGGCCCAGGCCAGCGAAGCCCAGGCCGAGCAGGCAGGGGGCGCACATCCCGAGGCGGAATCGCGGAAGCCCTCATCGGCAGTCCCGCCAGCCGGGCAGGCCCAGCCCCCCGCCAAAACCACTGACGTACCCAAGGGGGCCATCCCCACTCCGGAGCAGGAAGCCAGGACCTTGAACAAGGTTCAATAGCCTCGTTGGTTTTATTCAATAAATATTGTCGAAAACGTATCCAAGAGAGGCCGACAATGCCTTTGGTAAGAGTGAGCGTGGTCAGGCAGTGGAGCGCCGAAGAAAAACTGGGCATCATGAACGGTGTGCACGCCGCCCTGGTGGAGGCTTTCGGCATTCCCGAGCCGGACCGCAACATCCGCTTCCAGCAGTTTGATCCAAGCGACTGGCTTTTGCCTCCGGGCAAGTCCGACCGGTACGTTCTGGTGGAGGTCTTCGCCTTCCAGGGCCGCTCAGCCCAGGCCAAGGGGGCGCTGTATGCCAGCGTGGTTGAGAACCTCTCGGCCTTCAAGATTCCAGCCGGGGACATCTTCATCATCGTGGTGGAGCAGCCCCGCGAGAACTGGGGCATCCGGGGAGGCCAGCGCGCCGATCTGGTTGACCTGGGCTACGAGGTGAAGGTCTAGCGAGCCTGGCTGGGCCTCTTTTCCGTTTTCCTCCCGGATCGACGCATCCGCCAAGCGTATTGGGTTCATCGCGAGATCACGCTTGACCAGGTTTAACCATCCGGTTAAACCATGCGGTAAATATGAAGACCGTAACTCCCCTCCCAGACACCCAGCAGATGGCCATACTGGATGCCGCAACCACCGAGTTCGCGGAGCACGGTTTCGCCGGAGCCCGGGTGGAGGCCATCGCCAAGGGTGCGGGCATGAACAAGGCCATGCTCTACTACCGCCTGGGCGACAAGGCCCGGCTCTATGAACTGGTGATCCTTCGCCAGTTCGAGCGCCTGGCTACAGCGGTCGAGCGGGTGGATTCCCTGGATGGCAGCGCCCTGGAAAAATTGCAGGGCATATTGAGGGCTGTGGCTCTGCTCTTTACGCAAGACCCGAGGCTGCCGCGCATCATGGCCTGGGAGCTGGCGTCCGAGGGAAAAAGCCTGCCCGAGCAGGTGCTTTCCAAATGGTCGCGGATCATCGGCTCGGTGACCAGTCTGGCCGGTCAGTGCGGCCTGGATCCGGCCCTGACCCACTTCTCGCTGGTTGGTCCTCTGGTGTTCACCTGCCTGACCGAACCGGTGCGCAAACGCTTCGCCCCGGCCATACCCGCGCACATGAAGCGCATCGCGGGCATCACCGTCCTTGATATGGCGGATTATCTTGGCGAACTGCTGAAAAAAGCCGCCCGGGAGAACGCATGAAAACACGCTTGCTTGCCGTTTTGTTGCTTGGTCTTCTGGCCCAGGGCTGCTCCAAGGGGGCGGAATCGGTCTACCAGGGCTATGTGGAGGGCGAGTTCGTGTACGTGGCCTCGCAGCTGGCCGGCAGATTGGACGAGCTGCCCGTGGGACGCGGAACCTGGGTGCGCCCGGGCGACAGGCTTTTCGTGCTGGAACACGCCCTGGAACAGCAGGGCGTGGAAAGGGCCAGGGCGAACCTCGCCAAGGCCCAGGACACGGTGAACGACCTGAAAAAGGGATTGCGCCCCGACGAGATCGACCAGATCCTGGCCCGGATAGACCAGTCCGAAGCGCTGCTGGCCCTGAACAAGCTGGAGATGAACCGCAGGGCCGCGCTTCTTGCCACCGGCGCGGTGGCCCAGGAGGATTACGATCAGGCGCGCACGCGCTATCTGGACGCGCAGGGCCGCCTGGCCGACTACAAAGCCCAGCTGGCCACAGGCAAGCTCGGCTCCCGCATCGACCAGATCCTGGCGGCCCAGGCCCAGGCCAGGGCCGCCCAGGCCGACCTGGACCAGGCCCAGTGGTACCTTGACCAGAAACTCCAGAACGCCACGCTGGACGCCATGGTGTTCGACCTGATCCACTATAAGGGCGAGTGGGTCCAGGCCGGCAGCCCGGTGGTGAAGCTTTTGCCCCCGGCCAACGTGAAGGTGCGCTTCTTCATTCCGGAAACGGACATGGGCAAGGTGGCCGTGGGCCAGACGGTCACCGTGCGCTGCGACGGCTGCCCCAAGCCGTTCACGGGCACGGTGAACTTCGTCTTCCCCCAGGCCGAGTACACGCCGCCGGTGATCTACAGCCAGGACTTCAGGGCCAAGCTGGTCTTCATGGTGGAGGCCCGCTTCGAGCCTGAAACCGCCAAGGTGTTAAAACCCGGCCAGCCCGTGGACGTAAGCCTGGGTACGAAGTCGTGAACCGTCCGGCCATCGACGTCACCGGCATCACCAAGTCCTTTTCTGGCAAGGTGGTGGTGAACAACCTCTCGCTTCGGGTGGAGCAGGGGGAGATTTACGGCTTTCTCGGGCCCAACGGGTCCGGCAAGACCACCTTCATCCGCATGCTCTGCGGCCTTTTGAAGCCCGATTCAGGCAGCGGGCAATGCCTGGGCATGGACGTGATCAAGGACGCCTCCAGGATAAAGACGCGAGTGGGCTACATGGCCCAGAAGTTCAGCCTCTACGGCGACCTCTCGGTGCGCGAGAACCTGGATTTTATGGCCAGGGTGTACGGCGTGGAGAACCGCCAGCAGGCGGTGGGCGAGATGATCGAGCGCATGAGCCTTGCCCCCTACGCGGACCAGCTGGCGGGAACGCTCTCCGGCGGATGGAAGCAGCGCCTGGCCCTGGCCTCGAGCCTCATCCACGGACCGGAGCTTCTCCTGCTGGACGAACCCACAG
The DNA window shown above is from Desulfovibrio sp. and carries:
- a CDS encoding ABC transporter ATP-binding protein — encoded protein: MNRPAIDVTGITKSFSGKVVVNNLSLRVEQGEIYGFLGPNGSGKTTFIRMLCGLLKPDSGSGQCLGMDVIKDASRIKTRVGYMAQKFSLYGDLSVRENLDFMARVYGVENRQQAVGEMIERMSLAPYADQLAGTLSGGWKQRLALASSLIHGPELLLLDEPTAGVDPKARRDFWDEVHELAGQGLTALISTHYMDEAERCHRLAYIAYGDLLTKGTVEEVVAGRGLATWEVAGQGLYELAKVLKTLPGVEQVAHFGNTLHVSGPDPELLEKSLAPYMSGPQEFREVATSLEEVFISLMNESLSGGKG
- the mlaD gene encoding outer membrane lipid asymmetry maintenance protein MlaD: MKNRSVELAVGLFVMAGLLCAAYLTVKLGKLEVLSGDTYAIKARFIDVTGLKEGAGVELAGVRVGRVEAITLTPDKRAVVTMNIQKGVKLSEDAIVSVKTSGLIGDKYLKITPGGAGDPLPPGGLLTDTESSVDIQELIGKYVFGGVKEEKK
- a CDS encoding class I SAM-dependent rRNA methyltransferase produces the protein MNLPILHLKKHEERRLMAGHLWVFSNEADTAQSPLNTFTAGDQAVIMSARGKTLGVGYVNPGSLILARVCDKNPKARLDRAWLYSRISQALALRETLFDKPFYRMVYGEGDHIPGLIVDRFGDVLCVQLLTAGMDRLREDVIDVLDELVRPASILLKCDSRSRQLEGLPLIVEAVKGEPPSEVEVPEGLGRYKASLASGQKTGWYFDQRPNRLGILPLCKGKRVLDVFCYAGALGIGAALAGADHALCVDASQAAVDHVTANAELNNVSDTVATIKGDADDVLEELAKEGRRFDVISLDPPAFVKRKKDLEPGMGAYHKINKFAGRLLEPGGFLLTASCSQHMEAGQFQRLVASSLSGRKRAQLVWRGGQGPDHPIHPSMPETDYLKSLLFRVNASQTPDHDYTE
- a CDS encoding HlyD family efflux transporter periplasmic adaptor subunit, which translates into the protein MKTRLLAVLLLGLLAQGCSKGAESVYQGYVEGEFVYVASQLAGRLDELPVGRGTWVRPGDRLFVLEHALEQQGVERARANLAKAQDTVNDLKKGLRPDEIDQILARIDQSEALLALNKLEMNRRAALLATGAVAQEDYDQARTRYLDAQGRLADYKAQLATGKLGSRIDQILAAQAQARAAQADLDQAQWYLDQKLQNATLDAMVFDLIHYKGEWVQAGSPVVKLLPPANVKVRFFIPETDMGKVAVGQTVTVRCDGCPKPFTGTVNFVFPQAEYTPPVIYSQDFRAKLVFMVEARFEPETAKVLKPGQPVDVSLGTKS
- a CDS encoding ABC transporter permease gives rise to the protein MNAASDFLLAPITKLGRTAIGLTLGLGSYSVFTLRGLGHMVSLPLQWAKMVQQVYFIGVKSVSVIALIGLFTGMVLGLQGYYTLVKFGAEGLLGAAVALSVIRELGPVLTAIMITGRAGSSMAAELGIMRISEQIDALDAMDVSPVRYLVGPRLAASLVCFPLLTAMFDVIAVWGGYLTGVLMLGVSPGIYWARIYDSVAMQDVSGGFVKSLVFAVLVASVCCYEGYYTHRRPGGFGAKGVGLSTTSAVVTSCVSILASDYALTSFLL
- a CDS encoding tautomerase family protein, whose amino-acid sequence is MPLVRVSVVRQWSAEEKLGIMNGVHAALVEAFGIPEPDRNIRFQQFDPSDWLLPPGKSDRYVLVEVFAFQGRSAQAKGALYASVVENLSAFKIPAGDIFIIVVEQPRENWGIRGGQRADLVDLGYEVKV
- a CDS encoding TetR/AcrR family transcriptional regulator is translated as MKTVTPLPDTQQMAILDAATTEFAEHGFAGARVEAIAKGAGMNKAMLYYRLGDKARLYELVILRQFERLATAVERVDSLDGSALEKLQGILRAVALLFTQDPRLPRIMAWELASEGKSLPEQVLSKWSRIIGSVTSLAGQCGLDPALTHFSLVGPLVFTCLTEPVRKRFAPAIPAHMKRIAGITVLDMADYLGELLKKAARENA
- a CDS encoding ABC transporter substrate-binding protein, translated to MARALNVLAFALLLVLSSQTAMAGQAKDSLKESVDEVLKVLSATKPGESGRTEKLYQAVSKVFDPEELAKRTLASHWDAFNPDERKRFTLAFVKLLERTYLRRIEAYTDEKVVFLDESALGEGRSEVSTKIVTSTKEVPIVYRLIKKNDWKVYDVVIEGVSLVQNYRNQFNQILAKESPAQLIGRVETMGQAS